The proteins below are encoded in one region of Misgurnus anguillicaudatus chromosome 24, ASM2758022v2, whole genome shotgun sequence:
- the pde9ac gene encoding high affinity cGMP-specific 3',5'-cyclic phosphodiesterase 9A isoform X2: MGSGSSSYAYKVIYLDVDGKVQKVLFNRHCSPCDIKELLCSSSNIPRNTAIMMVDPEGALVSIDPTMPPNNPNSLYKVIPLSTGQLGEKEDMFQNVLLQVAEQFSRAFRINELKTEVTNRLAMLEKRVELEGLKVVEIEKCKNDLKKLRDEVTSRAGGRVNCPCKYNFSDDGKKLTPRRDVPSYPKYTLSQETIEALKQPTFDVWHWEHNEMLSCLEYMYHDLGLVKELNMNPITLKRWLLGIQENYRSNPFHNFRHCFCVSQMMYGMIHLCNLQEMLTLTDLCILMTAAICHDLDHPGYNNTYQINARTELAVRYNDISPLENHHCAVAFQILLLPECNIFANVQPEAFKQIRQAIITLILATDMARHGEILDSFKHKVDNFDFTNEEHVTCMKMVLIKCCDISNEVRPTDVAEPWVDSLLEEYFIQSDREKSEGLPVAPFMDRDKVTKPTAQIGFIKFVLIPMFETVMKLFPQIEEIMVQPLRDSRDHYEELKQIDDAMTEALKKKLKICH, encoded by the exons ATGGGGTCCGGCTCTTCTTCTTACGCCTACAAAGTCATCTACCTGGATGTAGATGGTAAAGTGCAGAAG GTGCTTTTTAATCGCCACTGCAGCCCGTGTGACATCAAAGAGCTGCTGTGTTCTTCTTCCAACATTCCCAG AAATACAGCTATAATGATGGTGGACCCTGAAGGTGCTCTCGTGTCGATCGATCCCACGATGCCCCCCAACAACCCCAA CTCTCTGTACAAAGTCATACCACTGTCCACCGGCCAACTGGGAG AAAAGGAGGACATGTTTCAGAATGTGCTCTTGCAGGTAGCAGAGCAGTTCAGCAG AGCATTCAGGATTAATGAACTGAAAACCGAGGTGACCAATCGCCTGGCTATGCTGGAGAAGAGAGTTGAAT TGGAGGGGTTGAAGGTTGTGGAGATTGAAAAGTGCAAAAACGACTTGAAGAAGTTGAGAGATGAGGTGACATCCAGAGCTGGTGGAAG AGTGAATTGTCCGTGCAAGTACAATTTTTCAGATGATGGAAAGAAGTTAACTCCCAGACGTGATGTCCCGAGCTACCCAAAG TACACGCTTTCTCAGGAGACCATTGAAGCACTGAAGCAACCAACCTTTGATGTTTGGCACTGGGAGCACAATGAA ATGCTGAGCTGCCTGGAGTACATGTACCACGACTTAGGCCTTGTGAAGGAGTTGAACATGAACCCAATCACTTTGAAACGCTGGCTG CTGGGCATTCAAGAAAATTATCGCAGTAACCCCTTTCATAATTTCCGTCATTGTTTCTGCGTGAGTCAGATGATGTATGGCATGATCCACCTCTGCAACCTCCAG GAAATGCTTACGCTAACAGATCTGTGCATTTTAATGACTGCCGCCATATGTCATGACTTGGACCACCCTGGATACAACAATAC GTACCAAATCAATGCTCGCACTGAGTTGGCCGTGCGCTACAACGACATCTCGCCCCTGGAGAACCATCACTGTGCTGTGGCCTTCCAGATACTCTTATTGCCTGAGTGTAACATATTTGCCAACGTACAACCAGAAGCCTTTAAACAGATCCGACAG GCTATTATCACATTGATTTTGGCCACGGACATGGCCAGGCATGGCGAGATATTGGACTCCTTTAAGCATAAAGTGGACAATTTCGATTTCACCAATGAGGAGCATGTGACTTGC ATGAAGATGGTCCTTATCAAGTGCTGTGACATCTCCAATGAGGTCAGGCCTACAGATGTGGCAGAGCCATGGGTAGACTCTCTGCTGGAGGAATACTTCATACAG agTGATAGAGAAAAATCTGAGGGGCTTCCTGTGGCCCCCTTTATGGACAGAGACAAAGTAACCAAACCCACGGCTCAGATCGGCTTCATTAAGTTTGTCCTTATCCCCATGTTTGAAACTGTCATGAAG CTCTTCCCTCAGATTGAAGAGATTATGGTACAGCCACTCAGAGACTCACGCGACCATTACGAGGAGCTGAAGCAAATTGATGATGCCATGACAGAG GCGCTGaagaaaaaactgaaaatatgtCATTAG
- the pde9ac gene encoding high affinity cGMP-specific 3',5'-cyclic phosphodiesterase 9A isoform X1, producing the protein MGSGSSSYAYKVIYLDVDGKVQKVLFNRHCSPCDIKELLCSSSNIPRNTAIMMVDPEGALVSIDPTMPPNNPNSLYKVIPLSTGQLGEKEDMFQNVLLQVAEQFSRAFRINELKTEVTNRLAMLEKRVELEGLKVVEIEKCKNDLKKLRDEVTSRAGGRVNCPCKYNFSDDGKKLTPRRDVPSYPKYTLSQETIEALKQPTFDVWHWEHNEMLSCLEYMYHDLGLVKELNMNPITLKRWLLGIQENYRSNPFHNFRHCFCVSQMMYGMIHLCNLQEMLTLTDLCILMTAAICHDLDHPGYNNTYQINARTELAVRYNDISPLENHHCAVAFQILLLPECNIFANVQPEAFKQIRQAIITLILATDMARHGEILDSFKHKVDNFDFTNEEHVTCMKMVLIKCCDISNEVRPTDVAEPWVDSLLEEYFIQSDREKSEGLPVAPFMDRDKVTKPTAQIGFIKFVLIPMFETVMKLFPQIEEIMVQPLRDSRDHYEELKQIDDAMTEGSHFLDTSALGEQQFQQKKV; encoded by the exons ATGGGGTCCGGCTCTTCTTCTTACGCCTACAAAGTCATCTACCTGGATGTAGATGGTAAAGTGCAGAAG GTGCTTTTTAATCGCCACTGCAGCCCGTGTGACATCAAAGAGCTGCTGTGTTCTTCTTCCAACATTCCCAG AAATACAGCTATAATGATGGTGGACCCTGAAGGTGCTCTCGTGTCGATCGATCCCACGATGCCCCCCAACAACCCCAA CTCTCTGTACAAAGTCATACCACTGTCCACCGGCCAACTGGGAG AAAAGGAGGACATGTTTCAGAATGTGCTCTTGCAGGTAGCAGAGCAGTTCAGCAG AGCATTCAGGATTAATGAACTGAAAACCGAGGTGACCAATCGCCTGGCTATGCTGGAGAAGAGAGTTGAAT TGGAGGGGTTGAAGGTTGTGGAGATTGAAAAGTGCAAAAACGACTTGAAGAAGTTGAGAGATGAGGTGACATCCAGAGCTGGTGGAAG AGTGAATTGTCCGTGCAAGTACAATTTTTCAGATGATGGAAAGAAGTTAACTCCCAGACGTGATGTCCCGAGCTACCCAAAG TACACGCTTTCTCAGGAGACCATTGAAGCACTGAAGCAACCAACCTTTGATGTTTGGCACTGGGAGCACAATGAA ATGCTGAGCTGCCTGGAGTACATGTACCACGACTTAGGCCTTGTGAAGGAGTTGAACATGAACCCAATCACTTTGAAACGCTGGCTG CTGGGCATTCAAGAAAATTATCGCAGTAACCCCTTTCATAATTTCCGTCATTGTTTCTGCGTGAGTCAGATGATGTATGGCATGATCCACCTCTGCAACCTCCAG GAAATGCTTACGCTAACAGATCTGTGCATTTTAATGACTGCCGCCATATGTCATGACTTGGACCACCCTGGATACAACAATAC GTACCAAATCAATGCTCGCACTGAGTTGGCCGTGCGCTACAACGACATCTCGCCCCTGGAGAACCATCACTGTGCTGTGGCCTTCCAGATACTCTTATTGCCTGAGTGTAACATATTTGCCAACGTACAACCAGAAGCCTTTAAACAGATCCGACAG GCTATTATCACATTGATTTTGGCCACGGACATGGCCAGGCATGGCGAGATATTGGACTCCTTTAAGCATAAAGTGGACAATTTCGATTTCACCAATGAGGAGCATGTGACTTGC ATGAAGATGGTCCTTATCAAGTGCTGTGACATCTCCAATGAGGTCAGGCCTACAGATGTGGCAGAGCCATGGGTAGACTCTCTGCTGGAGGAATACTTCATACAG agTGATAGAGAAAAATCTGAGGGGCTTCCTGTGGCCCCCTTTATGGACAGAGACAAAGTAACCAAACCCACGGCTCAGATCGGCTTCATTAAGTTTGTCCTTATCCCCATGTTTGAAACTGTCATGAAG CTCTTCCCTCAGATTGAAGAGATTATGGTACAGCCACTCAGAGACTCACGCGACCATTACGAGGAGCTGAAGCAAATTGATGATGCCATGACAGAG GGGTCTCACTTTTTGGACACGTCTGCACTGGGTGAGCAGCAGTTCCAGCAGAAGAAAGTATAA